A stretch of Eleutherodactylus coqui strain aEleCoq1 chromosome 2, aEleCoq1.hap1, whole genome shotgun sequence DNA encodes these proteins:
- the LOC136610935 gene encoding glucose-fructose oxidoreductase domain-containing protein 1 isoform X2, which produces MMSAAHYYPKLMSIMGNVLRFLPAFVKMKQLIQEGYVGELQVCEVQVHSGSLLGKKYNWSCDDLMGGGGLHSVGSYIIDLLTFLTNQKAVKVHGLLKTFVKQTDHIKGIRQITSDDFCTFQMVLEGGVCCTVTLNFNVPGDFKQDVIVVGSSGRLIVTGTDLYGQRNSSSERELLLKDSTPVSNSLLPEKAFSDIPSPYLLGTIKMVQAVRQAFQDQEDRRTWDGRPLTMAATFDDCLYALCVVDTIKKSNQTGEWQNIVIMTEEPELSPAYLISEAMRRSRMSLYC; this is translated from the coding sequence ATGATGTCGGCTGCCCACTATTACCCCAAGCTTATGAGCATCATGGGAAATGTCTTGCGGTTCTTGCCGGCTTTCGTGAAGATGAAGCAGCTGATCCAAGAAGGATACGTGGGGGAACTTCAGGTGTGCGAAGTCCAGGTCCACAGCGGGAGCCTACTGGGAAAGAAATACAACTGGAGCTGCGACGATCTGATGGGCGGCGGCGGGCTGCATTCTGTCGGCAGCTACATCATAGACCTCTTGACCTTCCTCACCAACCAGAAAGCAGTGAAGGTCCACGGACTTCTGAAAACCTTCGTGAAGCAGACGGACCACATAAAAGGCATCCGACAGATAACCAGCGACGACTTCTGCACGTTCCAGATGGTCCTGGAGGGTGGAGTGTGCTGCACGGTGACCCTCAACTTCAACGTCCCCGGAGACTTCAAGCAAGATGTAATAGTTGTGGGGTCATCCGGTAGACTCATTGTAACGGGGACGGACCTCTACGGACAGCGGAACAGCTCCTCAGAGCGGGAACTGCTTCTGAAAGACTCCACGCCCGTCAGCAACTCCCTCTTGCCTGAAAAGGCTTTTAGCGACATTCCCTCTCCGTACCTGCTAGGGACTATCAAAATGGTGCAAGCGGTGCGGCAGGCGTTCCAAGACCAGGAAGACAGGAGAACGTGGGATGGCAGGCCGCTGACCATGGCGGCTACCTTTGACGACTGTCTCTACGCTCTTTGCGTAGTGGACACAATAAAGAAATCCAACCAGACTGGTGAATGGCAGAACATAGTCATCATGACGGAGGAGCCGGAGCTAAGCCCTGCGTACCTGATAAGCGAAGCCATGCGCCGCAGCCGGATGTCGTTGTACTGCTAG